Genomic window (Oryza sativa Japonica Group chromosome 3, ASM3414082v1):
TGTCAAGCTTGAGCTTCCCAGGCGTCCCATTGATCCCATTGCCTGATCCGTGGGACTGGCCACCCACTGGGAGCACCCTAGTGGAATTCGGGTTTGGGCTCCCCACGGACACGACATTGGGAATGCTCTTAAGACTCTTCAAGAAAAACAAGTTGGTCACACCAAGCACCATCGGAGGAAAAACCTCGCCTTCAGCAAGCGCATTCAGGCGAGCGAAATCTGGATCATGGATGGTGAAGTACGGCCGGAAATCCACGCTGTACAAGAGCGGAGCAACAAGGCTAACAAGCCCAGCCACAGCCTCCGAGCattgaggtggagacggtgcaaCCACCAGTACAGGCTCGCCAACCACCATGAGCTCCCAGAGCGTCCATAGGTGGAGAAGCAGGCCGCGGAAAGCCGCAAACAGGTCGGCGTCGTGGAAGAGGCCGTACGGCACCGACGGGTTCGCCGGCAGCAGCGCGGGCGGCGGGCCAGGGTCGTCGGCCGCGGGCGGGAGGTGCACCCGCAGAGCCGCGCTGCCGATTGGAAGCTCCATGGGGCGGCCCGGCACCGGCGCTGGCCAGGCGGCAACGTGGGACGCCACCATGGACAGCGCGGAGGGGCCGACGTCGAAGCAGAGCGGGCCGAGGATCTGCAGCAGCAGGCGGAACAGGGAGGAGTAGGGCGCGTGGGAGAGTATGACGACGGACttctgctcgccgccgcgggggaGGCGCTCGTCCTGGCGCTGGCGGTTGAAGACGAACCCGTAGAGGAAGCCGCGGCGGGAGCCCGggacggaggcggagggggaggggcccGGGACGCGGAAGGAGAAGAGCGAGTCGTGGACGGAGGAGCGGTGGCGCGGGAGGTGGTGGGACATGGAGTCCgggaaggaggagaaggcgacGAGGCGGTCGAGGCCCGTGGCGGATGCCAGCGCGCCCGGCGGGTAGCACGCCTCCACCAGCTGCCCGCGCTCCAGGTCGAAGCGGATGACGCAGAATGCCCGCGCCCACCGCGCCAGCGCCGCGGGGtcgggcgccgcctcctcctccccagcgGCCCCGTCCCGCCGCAGCGAGACGGACGGGATCCGGTTCATCCCGGCGTCTCCCCCTGTGCAGGAGAATCCGGGGAGACACCGCCGGATCGGGTGGGGCCCGGGAGGGGGGGGTAGCCGGGGCCCCGGCCGCGCGTTGGACTCGGcaggcgacgccgcggcggccgcgggcgtcAGCGCAGTCAGCCGCGGACGCGCAGCGCAGGGGAAggaaaggagggggaggggggaaaagTTGGGGGGGAGGTCGCGGGCGGATCGGGCGGGTGGTGCGGCGCGGTcgtggtgtttttttcttttttctctctggtggtggtg
Coding sequences:
- the LOC4332314 gene encoding uncharacterized protein, which codes for MNRIPSVSLRRDGAAGEEEAAPDPAALARWARAFCVIRFDLERGQLVEACYPPGALASATGLDRLVAFSSFPDSMSHHLPRHRSSVHDSLFSFRVPGPSPSASVPGSRRGFLYGFVFNRQRQDERLPRGGEQKSVVILSHAPYSSLFRLLLQILGPLCFDVGPSALSMVASHVAAWPAPVPGRPMELPIGSAALRVHLPPAADDPGPPPALLPANPSVPYGLFHDADLFAAFRGLLLHLWTLWELMVVGEPVLVVAPSPPQCSEAVAGLVSLVAPLLYSVDFRPYFTIHDPDFARLNALAEGEVFPPMVLGVTNLFFLKSLKSIPNVVSVGSPNPNSTRVLPVGGQSHGSGNGINGTPGKLKLDKLAINKFSPTGLLNSIKLRREGPLCLMTEHKEALWSTYVSTTKPDTSVLNRLIDAGVSPRIEESMSVVNNEILRRHFLELTTNFLAPFGPYLRTTTPSEGSSPFVDPPLLPPFHADEFVNGLAARGAGKFLSKRMKSNWLDLYRRFLEGPNFMPWFRQRRAAAEQEQQRLWRQARMNVDIEKLMSKLSELERIDSFNAIERYLLREMENSRTGATESVTVCEKLKGDLRAAFSVLPKDMQQLLLSNPKRALLLQGSNEKIPGLDGIVSQTSL